ACGCGGTAGGGACCGCGGTCCACGACGGGCTGATCTTCGCTGGTCCGGACCGTCACGGTGAAGTACTTTCCCAGACTGGCGAAGGACCACCAGCGCAGCAGCAGGCCGAGCCACCCGATCAGGATGCCGAGCGTGAACCGCCACGCCCCTCCGCCGATCGCGGCGGCCGGGACGACCGCGCGACCGATCGGCCACAGCAGGATCGCACCGAAGAACACCAGCCTGAAGACGATCTCGGCGCGCAGGTCGACGAGTTCGGCGCCGCGGCGCGTGCGGAACGCCTGGACGAGCTCGCCCGCCGCGAAGGCGCCGACGCTGATGACCACGACCACCAGGGCCACGGTCGGCAGCTCTCCGGAAGGCGCAGGCACACCGCCATTGTCGCCGAACCGGCGGACACCGCGTCGAGCCGGCGGGCGCTACCGCAGCCGGTCGCGGCGGCGGGTCAGGGAGGCGGTCTCGGCGGTGTTGCCCGCCAGGTCGATGGCCTTGTCGTACGCCGCGCGCGCCTGCCCGCTCCGGCCCAGCCTACGCAGCAGGTCGGCGCGGGTGGCGTGGTAGGCGTGGTAGCCGGCCAGCTTGTCCTCGAGCCGGTCGACGGCCGCCAGTGCCACCTCGGGTCCGTCGAGCTCGGCGACCGCGATCGCCCGGTTGAGGGCGCTCATCGGCGAGGGGTCGACGCGGACGAGCTGGTCGTAGAGCGCGCGGATCTGCGCCCAGTCGGTGTCGCGGATGTCGCGCGCGGAGGTGTGCACGGCGTTGATCGCGGCGAGGATCTGGTAGCGCCCCGGAGCCACCCCGGCGGCGGCCGCGGCGAGGCGCTCGCGCACCAGCCGGTGCCCCTCGGCGATCAGTTCCGCGTCCCAGGCCCCCCGGTCCTGCTCGTCGAGAGCGACGAGTTCGCCGCCGGCCGAGACCCTGGCGGAGCGACGGGCCTCGACGAGGAGCATCAACGCCAGCAGCCCGGTCACCTCACCGTCGTCCGGCAGGAGGGCACGGATCAGGCGGGTCAGCCGGATCGCCTCGGCGGTCAGGTCGTGCCGCACCGGGTCGGTGCCGGGGCCGGTCGCCAGGTAGCCCTCGTTGAACACGAGAAAGAGGACGGCGAGCACGCCGGAGACGCGGGCCGGGAGGTCCGCCGCGGACGGCACCCGGTACGGGATCCGCGCCGCCTTGATCTTCGCCTTCGCGCGGGTGATCCGCTGCCCCATGGTGCTCTCGGCCACCAGGAAGGCGCGGGCGATCTCGGGCATCGTCAGGCCGCCGACCATCCGCAGCGTCAGCGCCACGCGGGTCTCCATCGCCAGCGCCGGGTGGCAGCAGGTGAAGATCAACCGGAGGCGGTCGTCGTCGATGGCGCCGAGAGGCTCGGGCAGGGCGTCGTCCAGCATCCGGGCCTCCTTCTGCTTGTCGTCGCGCTTGTTCTCGCGGCGGATCCGGTCGATGGCCTTGCGGGTGGCGGTGGTGGTCAGCCAGGCGCCGGGGTTGGGGGGCACGCCGTCGGCCGGCCACCGCTCGACGGCGGTCGCGAACGCTTCGGCGGCCGCTTCTTCGGCGATGTCGAGGTCACCGAAACGCCTGGTCAGCGCGGCCACCACCCGGGCCCACTCGCCGTGGTGGGCCCGGGTGACCGCCTCTTCGACGTCGCTCACCGGAACGGCCGCACCTCGATCTTCCGGTCGCAGACCTTCGACGCCTCGGTGGCGAGCTCGAGCGCCACGTCCAGATCGGGGGCCTCCCACACCCAGACGCCGGCGAGGTACTCCTTCGACTCCACGAAGGGCCCGTCGCTGAACACCGCCTGCTCACCCCGGTTGTCGACGACCGTGGCCGCGTCGGTGTCCGCGAGCCCGCCCGCGAAAACCCAGTAGCCCTCGGCGATCAGGCGTTCGTTGAACGCGCTGATGGCGGGCTGCCGGTCCGTGCTGCCGGGATGGGTCTTGTCGTCGATCACGGAAACCAGGTACTGCATCCGGAGATCCTCTCCTGTCGAGTCGGGCTGCGTGCGGGACTTCAGGCAGGTGCATACCGCGGACGCCCCGCCGGCCGGAAGACCTGGGTCGTCACGCCCTTCGAGTCGACCCGCGACTCGACCAGGTCGAGCGCGAGATCCGGGCCCGTCTCCGGGAACAGTCTCGCGCCCTGGCCGAGGATCACCGGGACCACGAGCAGGATCATCTCGTCGACCAGGCCGTGCTCCAGCAGCCACCGGGTCAGCGTGCCACTGCCGTGCACCTGCAGCTCACCCCCGGGCTTGGCCTTCAGCTCACCGATGGCCGCCGCGAGGTCACCGCCGAGAACGGTCGTGCCCGCCCAGTCCGGCGCGGTGAGCGTGGTCGAGGCGACGTACTTGGGGGTCTCGTTCAAGGCCACGCCGATGGGGTGCGTGCGCGCCGGTCCCCAGGAGCGGGCGAACAGCTCGTAGGTGCGCCGGCCGAACAGGAACGCGTCGGCGCGCTGGTAGGTCTGGGTGATGAACGTCCTGGTCCCGTCGTCGCCCGCACCCCGTGCCCATCCGCCGCGGTCGAATCCGTTCCTGCGGTCCTCGTCCGACGCACCGCCGTTCCCCTGCGTCACTCCGTCGATGGTGACCTGGGTGATGGTGGTCAGCTTCATGGTCGCCGCTCCTTTGCCTCGACGACGCCCCTCGTGGGCGGCCTCACCCCTGCTACGAACGCCCACTCCCCGATCCGACAGCCCCTCCCGGATTCTTTCGGGAGGGGCTGTCGGGGAGGCCGACGGCTCAGGGCCGTTCGGCGGCGCAGGGGGCGCAGGGGGCGTAGAGATGGAGCAGGCAGGTGCTGCCGAGGGCGGCGGTGAACCGGAGCCTGAGGACGGTCGGAAGCGGGCGACGCGGTCGCCGTGCTGGATGATCTGCCTGCGGACGAGAGCCGCGTTTTCGGCCTGGACCACCCGAGCACCCTCGAGACGCGGGGCGAGCCGGAGCGGGCGGGCGACCTCGCGGGAGCAGTTCTTGCCCACGGCGGGTTGCCGGCCGACCAGCAGCGGATACTCGGGCTCGACCACCCCACACGATCGCCACCCACAGCAACTGGCGGCTCGCCAGGCGGAGCGGGAAACCGGATCGGCGCGCGGTCACCGCGTACCAGGGGTTCTCGCCCAGCGCCTGCAGGTACCGGCGCGGCCGGATCTGACGCTGTGCCGCTACGGCACGGAGGTCACCGGTGGGCGCGGCGACCGGACGGGTCGTGTGCCCGCGAGCCGGGGCGCCGGTTCGGGGTGGGCTCGGTCTCGCTGTCGGCGGGGGACGCCGGGGTGTACACCGGCTGGCGGAACAAGCTTCCGTACCGGCTGTCCTGGGGCGTCGCGAGCGTTCCGGGACGGGGCTGCTCGGCGATGGGGTGGCTGAACAACGAACTGTCGATGGTGGGAGTACTGATCGGGAGATCCTTTCGTGGAGACCGCCGGAGAGGCGGCGTCGGTCATACGGGCTGCGGTACGCCGGCCTGGTGTTCGGTGGCCGGGCCGCGGTCCGCGAGCAGGTGCGTGCTGTCTTCGGTGGTGCCTTCGTCCGCCGCGGTCGTGAGGGCGTGCTCCGCCGCGTCCGCGCCGGTTTCCGGCGGGACGACGAGCAGGGTCAGCCGGCGGCGGTCCCAGCTGATCACCGTCAGGCTGCCGGCCCGTTGCGATCGGAACCCCTCGAGCCGGACGACGTGCCCGTCGACGGTGAGGCGGCGAGCGGGTGCCGGCCACTCACCGAGCTGGTAGGTGACGCGGTCGATCCGCCCCAGCCGGGAGCCCAGCGCCGCGAGCAGCGAGGGCAGCTCGGCGGCCAGGTCACGGGTGCGGGGCCACCACGCGCCGTCGGCGTGCCCGGTGGCGGGTGCCGCAGGCTTCAGCCGCAGACGTGGTTCGGTGGCCGGTACGGAGGTAATGCGGGTGTTCGAGTCCGACGCCATGTCGGTGCTCCCGTCCCCGGCTGTGAAGATCGGCCGGATTGGGACCGAGGACGGCGCAGGTTCGATCACTCGCGCACGAAATGCTCTCGGACACCACCCAGCGTACACGACGCTATCGCTGAGTGTGTTAAGACTGGCTTCTAGCAAAGGGGCCCTCGTGGACCAGCTCAGTCTCGGCGTCATCGCGCACTCCCGCAAAGAGAACGAACGGCGCCTGCCGATCCACCCGCACCACCTCGCCCGGATCGACGCCGATCTCCGGAAGTCCATCTACCTCGAACACGGCTACGGCGAACCCTTCGGCGT
This genomic window from Amycolatopsis mongoliensis contains:
- a CDS encoding DUF5994 family protein; translated protein: MASDSNTRITSVPATEPRLRLKPAAPATGHADGAWWPRTRDLAAELPSLLAALGSRLGRIDRVTYQLGEWPAPARRLTVDGHVVRLEGFRSQRAGSLTVISWDRRRLTLLVVPPETGADAAEHALTTAADEGTTEDSTHLLADRGPATEHQAGVPQPV
- a CDS encoding dihydrofolate reductase family protein, whose translation is MKLTTITQVTIDGVTQGNGGASDEDRRNGFDRGGWARGAGDDGTRTFITQTYQRADAFLFGRRTYELFARSWGPARTHPIGVALNETPKYVASTTLTAPDWAGTTVLGGDLAAAIGELKAKPGGELQVHGSGTLTRWLLEHGLVDEMILLVVPVILGQGARLFPETGPDLALDLVESRVDSKGVTTQVFRPAGRPRYAPA
- a CDS encoding methyltransferase family protein — translated: MPAPSGELPTVALVVVVISVGAFAAGELVQAFRTRRGAELVDLRAEIVFRLVFFGAILLWPIGRAVVPAAAIGGGAWRFTLGILIGWLGLLLRWWSFASLGKYFTVTVRTSEDQPVVDRGPYRVLRHPGYAGLLLAFAGGGLVVDNWVSVAGALGVVLIALIHRIRLEERALDDALGDRYRQFAAKRARLIPHVW
- a CDS encoding YciI family protein, giving the protein MQYLVSVIDDKTHPGSTDRQPAISAFNERLIAEGYWVFAGGLADTDAATVVDNRGEQAVFSDGPFVESKEYLAGVWVWEAPDLDVALELATEASKVCDRKIEVRPFR
- a CDS encoding RNA polymerase sigma factor, which gives rise to MSDVEEAVTRAHHGEWARVVAALTRRFGDLDIAEEAAAEAFATAVERWPADGVPPNPGAWLTTTATRKAIDRIRRENKRDDKQKEARMLDDALPEPLGAIDDDRLRLIFTCCHPALAMETRVALTLRMVGGLTMPEIARAFLVAESTMGQRITRAKAKIKAARIPYRVPSAADLPARVSGVLAVLFLVFNEGYLATGPGTDPVRHDLTAEAIRLTRLIRALLPDDGEVTGLLALMLLVEARRSARVSAGGELVALDEQDRGAWDAELIAEGHRLVRERLAAAAAGVAPGRYQILAAINAVHTSARDIRDTDWAQIRALYDQLVRVDPSPMSALNRAIAVAELDGPEVALAAVDRLEDKLAGYHAYHATRADLLRRLGRSGQARAAYDKAIDLAGNTAETASLTRRRDRLR